The sequence below is a genomic window from Neomicrococcus aestuarii.
TTCCTAGAGGGTTTCGATCTTGGTGTCGGCATGCTCATGAAATTGTTCGCACGCAACGACCGTCAGCGGCGCCTGCTGCTGAACACTATTGGCCCCGTCTGGGACGGCAACGAAGTATGGTTGCTGACCGCCGGTGGCGCCACCTTTGCGGCTTTCCCGCACTGGTACGCATCACTCTTCTCCGCGCTCTACATCCCGCTAACGCTCGTCTTGATCGGTTTGATCTTCCGCGCCGTAGCGATTGAATACCGTGGCAAGTCCCACCGTGAAAGCTCCCGCAACCTGTGGGACTGGGCGCTCGCAGGCGGATCCTTTGTGGCCGCTTTCGGCGTCGGCGCGATGCTTGCACTCACCACCACCGGTCTCCCGTTGAACGCGAACGGCGACCGAGTGGGCGGAGCCTTCGCCTGGCTGAACGGCTATGCAGTCCTAGGCGGCCTCGCCGTGGTGGGCTTCTGCTTGGTGCACGCATTGGCCTTCGTCATGCTCAAGACGGACGGTGAAACTCGCATCCGCGCTCGTAAGCTCTTGAGCATGTGGCTGCTGGTGGGATTGGCTCCGATGGCCGTGTGGGCACTGATCGTCGTGGCTCGTTCCGGCGAAGTTTTGCCATGGATTGCCGTGGCGATCGCCGTTGTTGGTGCCGTTTCCGCCTGGTTGATGGTTCGCCGCAACAAAGAAGGCCTCGCCTTCACGTTCCTTGGACTGTTCTTGGTGGCCGGTGCCGCCTCCATCTTCTGGGCCGCCTACCCGGTAGTGCTTCCTTCGACGATCGATGCGGCCTTCAACCTCACCGTTGAGAACGCCTCATCCTCGCCGTACACGCTGCAGCTGATGAGCATCGTTGCCGCCTTCGGCGTTCCACTGGTGCTCGCGTACCAGGGCTGGACCTACTGGGTGTTCCGCAAGCGCATCGTGGAGCGAAACATCCCAGAAGCTCATGCTGTGGAGCCGATCGTCAACGTGCTGCAGAAAGTGAAGTGACACTAAACCCGTGGTGGATGACACTCAGGACCAGCTAGCCCGCGAGGACACTATCCGAGCCCGTGCAGGGGCGGTGCAGCGCGAACTCTTTGGACGCGCCGACGTCCGGCGAGCATCGGTAGCACTAGCAGTATTAGCCGTCCTCAAATCGGCTGGTTTGATTGGCCTGATGAGCGTCCTCGCTCACGTGCTGGCGCGTTTCGCCGAGCACCAGAGCGTGGACGCTGGGCTCATGATGGTCATCGCCGCGGCCTCCGTGGTGGCTCAAGCGATCGCGGCGTGGGGCACTCCGGTTGTCTCGCGCCGCGCGTCGGCTGCCGTGGCACAGGATCTGCGCACCCAAGTACTTGCTCGCCGGCTTGCCTCGGGTCGCGTCAACGAACCGCTTACGACGGATGCAAACTCAAGCGGACTTGATGGTGCGCAGGATGCCGGACAGCGTCCGTCCCTTCCACGCTCCGAGGGCGCAGAAGTAGCTCTCGCAACGCGCGGCCTCGACGCCTTGGACAAGTACTTCACGGATTACTTACCTGCACTGATTTTCACGATGATCGTTCCGGTCTTCGTGGGTGTGTGGATCCTGAGCCAGGATTGGGTGAGCGCACTGATCATCGCTCTCACCACTCCGCTGGTCCCGCTGTTCATGATCTTGATCGGCAAGCACACCGCCGAACGCGTGGCGGAGTCCGCCGAAGGCCTTGCCCGGATGGCCCATCACCTCATGGAGCTCGCCCGGGGACTCCCGGTTCTGGTAGGCATTCGACGCGCTCACGCCCAGCGCGCAGCCTTGGAAGAAGTCTCAAACAAGTACCGCGACACCACCATGGGCACGCTGCGAGCCGCCTTCACCTCAAGCTTCGCGCTAGAACTCATCGCCACCATCTCGGTGGCAATCGTCGCCGTGTTCATCGGCGTCCGTCTGGTCCACGGAGACATGACCCTCGAAGCCGGCCTCCTATCCCTCATGCTGGCACCCGAGTGCTTCGCCGCACTGCGCAACGTCGGCTCGGCGTTCCACGCAAGCGAGGACGGCGCCGAAGCGTTCGCCCGCGCCACGGAACTTGCCCACGCACCTATCGCGCAGCCCTTCGCCTCACTGGAATCCAATCCCAACGCCACCAACAAAGCGGAGCCGAGCGGCGTCGTCGTACGGGCAAAGAACCTCCGCGTCCGCTACGCCCAACGGGATTCGGACGCTGTTGGGCCTCTGAGTTTCGAACTCAGCGACGGCGAATCCCTCGCGCTGTGGGGAGCCAGCGGCAGCGGCAAGTCCACGCTCTTACATGTCATCGCCGGCGTAATTCGGGCCGACAGCGAGACTGAACTGAGCGGAACACTGCAGCTGGGTTCGGCGCGCGCACTGTTCGCGGGGCAATCGCCGCGGTTTTCTCGTGAAACCGTGGGCGAAGAGCTCAACTTCTACGCCCAAAAGTCGTTGACCCCAGAAGCCGCTCGCACAGCGCTGGGGCGAAGCGCCTTAAGCGTGGATCTGAGCCAGGCCATCGGCGCGCTCAGCCCGGGGGAGCAGCGCAGGCTCGCTATCGCCCGCTTGCTGGTAGTTGAGCGCGGAGATCAGCAGACACCGCTATACCTGCTCGATGAGCCCACGGCACACCTTGATCCCCGTAGCGCGCAACAGATCCGCGCCCTCATCGCTGAACTCGCAGAGACCGGAAGCGTCATTGCGGCCACCCATGATCCGGCCTTGGCAGCAGCACTGGGCCTGCGCCTAAACGTCAGCGCAGGCGAGAACAGCGGCAGCACCGAGAACATTGCGGATAAAAATGCCGAGATTAACGCCGCAGCCCCGAAGACTGAAACGCTGACGGTCACCGCCGAAAACGCCAAACCAACCCCCACGGCCACCATGGCAAGTGAGACCATCAACAGCGCAGCCCGCTTCCCGTGGCGCTCGCTATTCTCTCGCCGATTTGTGATGGGATCCTTCTATGGCACGCTCGCCGTGCTAGCCGCCGCGGCGCTCTCCGCGGTGTCCGGTTGGCTCATCGTGTACGCGTCCCAGCAACCGCCCATCATGTACCTCTTGGTGGCCATCGTGGGCGTGCGCTTCTTCGGGCTCTCACGCTCGGCTCTGAAGTACCTCGAACGCTTGACGATCCACGAGGACATCCTGCGTTGGAGCACCAACTTGCGCTTGCGCCTCTGGGATTCGCTCGCCGGGAACATCGTGAATTGGAAGCGTCTTACGCACTCGGGCGCTGCCGCCGAGAGGCTCATTGGTGATGTCGATGAGCTGCGCGACGTCCTTCCGCGGGCCGTGACACCCATTGGTTCGGCGGTCATTGCGGGACTCGCGATGCTGATCACCGTGGGTGTGCTGACACCGAGCGCGCTTCCGGCTGTGGTGGGATTTGTGCTCGCCGGGTTCCTGTTGTTGCCGGTCATTGTCTATCGCGCTGAGCGGAACGCGAGCGCCGAGGTGACCGGTTTCCGCACCCGGTTGATGGGCCGCTACGCCGCGATTCAGGGCGCGGCCGCCGAGCTTGCCGCCAATGGGCTCGCTCAGCCCGCCGTTGACTACGTTGCGGGGGACCCGGAGTCGGATCGGCGTCATCAGCGCACCGCGGCGTTCGCTGACGGACTCTCGCAAGCAGGCGTCGTCGTCATCACCGGCCTTGCCGCGGTGGCTACCGCGCTGCTGTGTGTGACCGGTGCCGTGGATCCGCGACTTGCCGCGCTCTCGACCCTCGTGGTGCTCGCGCTGAACGAGCCGCTCTCGCAAGCGGTATCCGCAATTCGTCACTGGCCGACGCTTCAGGCGATCTGGTCCAAGACGGCCCCACTGCTCGAAGACACGCAACGGACCGTGGTGGAGCCGGAACATGCGGAGGAGCGCCCACGCGTGGAGGCAATGGCGGTCAATCGCCTGTCCGCGCGCTACCCGGGCATAGAGACGTCGGTTTTCGCGCCGGTCTCGGCAACCCTGGGCACTGGCCAGTGGTGGACCGTGACGGGGCCGTCCGGTTCCGGAAAATCCACGCTGATCGCGGTGCTGTTGGGATTTTTGAAGTACGACGGCGGAGGCTACCGTTTGTACGCCGACGGTACGTGGCGTGAACCGTACGAAGGTGACGCGGCCGCGTTGGCGTCGCTCGCGTGGTGCCCTCAAGAAGCGCACGTCTTCGATTCCACGATCGCCGGAAACCTGGCGCTTTCACGGAGCAAGGACGAAGCGCTGAGCGAAGCGGAGATGACGGACGTGCTCCAGCGGGTGGGTCTAGGTCCATGGCTGGAGTCTCTGCCGCACCACTTACAGACCCGTACGGGCGCTCAGGGCAGTCAGCTCTCGGGAGGCCAACGGCAACGCTTGGCGGTTGCTCGCGCTATTCTGGCGCGCTCGAGCGTTGTGATCCTGGACGAGCCCACGGCCCACTTGGGTCAGGACGAAGGGCACCAGATGATTGCCCAGCTGCGCGCCGCCGGGAACGAGCACTTGTGGGTCATGGTGACGCACGACGCCTCGCTAGCCCATCAAGGTGACGTGCGCTCAGAGCTCGTGGCGGCGCGGTAGCTCGCAGGTGGTGTCCTCGGCGGGACTACTTGCTGACGCGAGCCTTCGAACCCAGCATGTGCTCTAGCGCCGAGTCCAACGTGGAGTGCCGGAAGACGAAACCGGAGGATTGAACCTTGTCCGCGGAGACCCGCTGGCTCGCAAAAGCGAGTTCGTCCGCGCCCTCGGCGCCCAAGAGCAACTTGGGGCCAAAGGACGGAGTGGGAATCGCGGACGGTCGACGAATCACCGAACCGAGCGTTGCGGCAAATTCTTCACTTGAGACCGGGTTGGGTGCGACCGCGTTGAAGATGCCGGAAAACTCCGGGGTCAGCGCTGCGTGAACGTACAGCGAGAGCATGTCATCGCGGCTGATCCACGAGTTCCACGCCCCGCGCGTTGTGGGTCCGCCCACGCCGGCGGCGAAGAGAGGTAAGAGTCGCGCCAAGAGCCCGCCATCGGGAGAGAGCACCAAGCCTGTTCGAAGGATCGCGACGCGGACGGTATCCGATGCTGCTGCGAGCGCTTCGGCTTCCCACTGGGCGCAGACAGAGGCCAAGAAATCGTCTCCCACGGCGTGATCTTCGGTCAGCGGTTCGGGATCAGTGTTTTCACCCGATAGGCCGTCGTCCTCATATTCGCGGTGCGGGTGGGACCCGTAATAGCCCACGCCGGACGCGGAGATGAACGCACGCTGTTTGCCGTCCGAGCTCACGGTCCGCAGCGCGTTGGCGATGGTGCGGGTGCCCTTGACGCGTGAATCCAGGATTTCTTGCTTGGCAGCCTCCGTGAATCGCCCACCGATCGGATGGCCCGCCAAGTGGATGATGACGTCCAGCCCGCGCATCACATCAAGATCTACGAACTCGCGTTCCGGATCCCAATCGATGCCGCGTTGGAACGAGTGGACAATATGCCCGCCCGTGGTCAACAGGGCGCGAAGTTGAACTCCCATGAACCCGGTGGCGCCGGTGATGCCCACGCGAAGACGCGGCGTGCCCCGGTAGCGAGCGTGAAAATCAAGGTCATCGCGCAATTGACGAGCGCGGTAAGCGAAGGTTCGTTCCAGTTCGGCCGTCAAGGCTTTCTCTGCCGTCCGGCGCGCTATCGACGGCACCTTGGACGGGAGCTGGAACTCCACCGAATCGATGACGTCCGTGCCTTCTCCAAACTGCACGAACTCGTGAGTGTGCACCCACGATTCCAGCGGTCCTTCGGCCATCTGGTCGCGGAACATGTGGGGCGCGTCCAGGGCGGTGTGCCGTGCGGTCCAGGCAATCTCGGGCCGAGCCCAGCGCGAAGGTACTCCAAAGCGTTTGGTCAATCCGGCAAGACCTTCACCCACAGCGCTCGCAGCGCTGCCGGTGATCCCGGGAGCAGAGATGAGGAGCTTGGCTTCGGAACCCACGGCCAATCCGGCGGGAGGCTCGGAGACCACGTGTCCGCCAAAAGGAGGGAACAAGCGGCGGAGCGCGCCTTCGCGGGAGAACCACGAAAACACGGTCTCTTGGTTGTGCTGTACCGATGTGGTGTGCTCAAAATGACCCATAGACACTACTGTGTCAGAGTTTCGCGGGCCTGTCAGGGTCTCGCGAAACTCCGATCACTTTCACGGTAAACCTCCAGCGTTAGAACAGCGTAGAGCCGTCTTCTTCCACTTCGTGCGTGCTGGCGAAGGGCTTCGAGGACGACGGCGCCTCTCGGCTCACGCGGGACGCTGCGGTAGGCCCGGGTAGCTCAGGCGAGGCCGGCTCTGGCGCAGGTAGCGCTGGAACCGTACCAGCGCTCAGATCCGCTTCACCCTCGGGGTCTTGACCTGGGGCAGAGAAGTCGGGAACGGCGGCGTCGTACGCCGGACCAATCACGTCAACCTTTTGCGATAACGGAGCCCCGGAGCCATCGCGCTTACCGAATTCGGTAGGCAGCACACGGGAGACACCCGCCTCGCTTGAGGCGAGAGCAGGACCTGGGCCAGCCCACGCGAGTGCCAGGTCCGTCTCATCCTTAGTGAAACGGTGCGATCGCACGCCAGCAGTGGCGCGACCCTTCGCCGGGAAATCAGCAAGCGGCGTGAGCTTCGCCGAACCGGCTCCCGCGCCGCCAGCGATGGTGACCACCACGGTTTCGTCGCTGAGGGCGTTAACCGCCCCAAAGAAGATGACGCTGTCATCATCGCTCACCTTGATACCGGCCATGCCGCCGGCTGTGCGGCCTTGTGGTCGGACCAATTGCGCCGAGAAATGCAGTAGCTGAGCGTTCTTCGTGATGAACAGCAGGTCCGCTTCATCCGGGGCAGGGGCCGCGTTGATGACCTCGTCGCCGTCCTTGAGCGTGATGGCTTCGAAATCGTCGCGGTTGAGCGGGTAATCAGGGGTGACGCGCTTGACCACACCGTTCTTGGTGCCCAGCGCGAAGACTTCACTCAAGCTCACGAGCGCCACAATGCGTTCGGTCTTGGCGATCGCCGCGAACTCGCTGGCCTTGACGCCAGTGGCGAGGCTCGCCGAGGTCATGGTGGGCGGAAGGACCGGCATATCCACCACTTGCAGGCGAATCAGAAGTCCCGTATTCGTGAGCGCGCCGATCTCTCCGCGAGCGCTCGTAGGGACCGCGGAGAGCACCACATCGTGGCGAGCGCGCGGACCGTTGCTCTGCAGTGGCGTGCGATCCGCCGTACGCGCCAGCAAGCCGGTGGCAGAGAGCATCGCGATACATGGGGTGTCTTCCACTTCGAGAGCCAACGGCGCCTTGGCGGTAGTGCTGACGGCCTCTGGCATCACTGTGCCCTTGAGAGGCTTTGTCTCGGCGGACTTGAGCAACACGGTGCGTCGAGGCGTGGCGAACTGTGCAGAGATGTCAGCAAGCTCCGTGGAGACCACTTCGCGAAGAAGCGCTTCTGAGGCCAAGATGGCGGCGAGTTCCTCGATGGCCTTCTTGAGTTCTTCTTGTTCCTTCTCCAACTCAATGCGGGAGAACTTCGTCAATTGGCGCAAGCGCAATTCCAGGATGTGGTTGGCCTGGATCTCCGTGAGATCAAAGACCTGCATCAAACGGGCGCGAGCCGACGCCGAATCATCCGAAGCACGAATGATCTGGATGACCTCATCAATGTCCACGATCGCCAAGAGCAGACCCTCCACCAAGTGGAGGCGGTCCTTCTTCTTGCCCAAACGGAAACTAGTGCGGCGGCGGACCACGGTGATGCGGTGTTCAACGTAGACCTTCAGGAGCTCCAAGAGGCCTAGTGTCTGAGGCTGGCCGTCCACGAGCGCCACGTTGTTGATGCCGAAGGAATCCTCGAGCGGCGTGAGCCTATACAGCTGCTGAAGGACGGCGTTGGGATTGAAGCCGTTCTTGATCTCGATGACCAGACGCAGGCCGTTCTTGCGGTCAGTCAGGTCAACAACATCGGAGACGCCCGTGAGCTTCTTCGCGTTCGCGGCGTCCTTGATCTTTTCAATGACCTTCTCAGGTCCCACGTTGTACGGCAGTTCGGTGACCACGAGGCCGGTCTTGCGGGCGCTGATCTGTTCAAGCTCCACCTTGGCGCGGGTCTTGAAAGAGCCTCGCCCGGTTTCGTAGGCGTCGCGAATTCCGTCCAGGCCCACAATGATGCCGCCGGAGGGCAAATCCGGTCCCGGCACGAACTTCATGATGTCGGCGAGCGTGGCATCCGGATGCTCGATCAAGTGGCGGGCGGCCGAAATGACTTCACCCAAGTTGTGGGGTGCCATGTTGGTGGCCATGCCTACGGCAATGCCGGTGGCGCCGTTGACCAGCAAGTTAGGGAACGCGGCAGGGAGCACGTCCGGCTGCTGGAGCTGGTTGTCATAGTTGGGGACGAAGTCCACGACGTCTTCGTCGAGGTGATCCGTCATGGCCAACGCGGCTGCGGCGAGGCGGGCTTCGGTGTAACGCGGGGCGGCCGGCCCGTCATCGAGGGAGCCGAAGTTTCCGTGACCATCAACTAGCGGCAGGCGCAGCGCGAAGGATTGGGACATGCGCACCATGGCGTCATAGATCGCGGCGTCGCCGTGCGGGTGCAGCTTGCCCATCACTTCGCCCACCACGCGCGCACTCTTGACGTGTCCGCGGTCCGGGCGAAGGCCCATGTCAGACATCATGTAGAGGATGCGACGCTGGACGGGCTTGAGGCCATCGCGAGCATCTGGGAGCGCGCGCGAATAGATCACCGAGTAGGCGTATTCGAGGAAAGATTCTTCCATTTCGGAAGTGACATCGATGTCAACGATGTGTTCTTCAAAATCCTCTAGTGGGGTTTGATTCTTGCCTCGAGGCATAAAGTGCGTCAGTCCTTAGTGTTTCTAGCGCGCTCAGAGAGCGTTTGGCCTAGGCTAACAATATGGTGGATGGACAGAAAAGCCCCGGATATCCGGCGCACTGGGAAGCTGACGTCGTCCTCAAGGACGGCTCAACAGCACATATTCGGCCCATTACGCCCCAAGACGCCGCGGGACTAGAGGCTCTGCACGCGGGGCAATCTGAGACTTCTATCTATCTCCGCTTCTTCACCTATAAAGCGCGATTGACTGAAAAAGAGCTTAAACGATTCACCGAAGTGGATCATAAGAGCCGCGTAGCGCTCATCGTGGAGCGCTCCAACGCCATCATCGGTGTGGGCCGTTATGACCGTCTGGATGATCCCGAAGAGGCAGAGGTCGCCTTCAACATCTCTGACGCCTTTCAGGGCCAAGGGCTTGGCTCCATCCTGATTGAGCACCTTGCCGCCGCCGCTCGCGAAAACGGTATTGAACGCTTCTCCGCCGAAGTCCTGCCGGAGAACCGAAAGATGATCACGGTCTTCAACGAGACCGGTTTTGATGTGAAACGCCACTTCGATGACGGCGTGGTCATGGTGGAGTTCCCGATCGACCCCACGGAAAAGTCCCGTGCCGTCATGGAATCTCGCGAACACCGTGCCGAAGCCAAGAGCCTCGTGGACCTGTTGAACCCGCGCAGCGTCGCCGTGATCGGCGCCAGCCGCGATTGGGGCACCGTGGGGTACTCCTTCATGGAGCACATTGTGGACGGCGGCTTCGAAGGCCCCGTGTACGCCGTGAACCCCGAAGCCCTCGAACTTGCCGGCACCTTCAGCTACTCGCGACTCTCCGAAGTTCCAGGACCCGTGGATCTGGCCGTGGTGTCCGTTCCTCGCGATCAGATCATGGGCGTGGCTCGAGACTGCGCCGCAGCTGGCGTGCGCGGCATGCTGGTAGCCACCGCTGGCTTTGATGACGGCGGATCAGGACTGGAAGTCCAACGCGAACTCGTGCGCGTTGCCCGCGTCAACGGCATGCGCGTCATTGGCCCGGCGTCCTTGGGAATCGTCAACACGGATCCGGCCGTCAAGCTCAACGCGTCCATGGCGCCCGGCCTCCCTCGGGAAGGCGGACTGGCGCTCTTTAGCCAATCGGCGGCTATCGGCGCCATCCTGTACGCCGCTGCCAGCCGCAGCGGACTGGGCATCTCATCGATTGTCTCTGCGGGCAACCGCGCCGATATGTCGGGCAATGACGCCATGCAGTACTGGGAGGACGACGAACGCACCAAGGTGGTGGGTCTCTACCTCGAATCCTTCGGTAACCCCCGTAAGTTCTCACGCATTGCCCGTCGACTCTCGCAAAAGAAGCCAGTGATTGTGGCCAAGAGCGATGTCATGGGCTTGCGCCTTCCGCCCGGTCACGAGGTCCGCGCCACGCAGGCTCCTCTGGGAGCAGTGGACGCCATGCTGGAACAGTCCGGCGTCATCCGCGTCGGCACTTACGAACAGCTCATGGACGTCGCGCAGATCATTGAGTCTCAACCGCTTCCTGCCGGTGACGGTCTAGGCGTGCTCTCGAACTCTCGTGCACTGGGCCGCGTCGTGGCGGATAACGCGGAGACCAAGGGCCTGAAGGTCGCGGTGCATGATCACGATCTCAGCCTGAACGATGGCCTCACCCGTTCCTTGCCGCGCCTCAAGCACCACCTCATGACGGTCCTCGAGCGTGAAGACGTCCACACCGCCGTCGTGACCCTGTTGCCGAGCCCCGGCATCACCGAACGCGCCGTCGCCGAAGCCATCGAGCAGGTCGGCGCCGAGACCGGCAAGACGGTCATCACGGTCTTTGCTGGCATTACGGATCCCACCGCACTTGTGGACGGGCTCTTCGGGAAGCTTCCGTGCTTCTCTAGCCCGGGCCGCGCGACCAACGCCCTCGCGCAGATAGTTCGCTACGTCCAGTGGCGTCGTCGTGATTTTGGAAGCTTTGCGGAACCGGAAGACATCAACCTCAACCCCGCCGAGGACCTGGTCCACGAATGGTCCCAGCGCGCGAACGGCACCGAGCTGGTCCAGCTCAGCGACGAAGCCGCGTCCGAACTGCTGGCGTGCTACGGGATCACCATGGTGCCGTCGGCTAAATTCGCGGACGCCGACGCGGGCGTGGCCGCGGCCAACCGTCTTGGCTGGCCTGTTGTTTTGAAGACTCAGGACCAGTACTTGCGCCACCGCCTTGACTTGGGCGGGGTGCAGCTGAACATTCCCGACGAAGCCTCGTTGCGCCACAACATCATGCGCATGACGGAAGTCATGGAGCCCTACGGTGCCACCAAGCTTGAAGTCCAGCACATGGTGGACGCCGGTCAGGGCACCATCCTGCGGGCCATCGAGGATCCGCTCCTTGGCCCTCTGGTGTCCTTCGGCATCTCTGGTGACGCGGTCCTGCTGCTCGATGACTGGGCCCATGGTATTCCGCCGCTGTCCTCGACGGACGTGAGTGAATTTGTGCGCTCGCCGCAGGCTGCCCGGAAGCTCTTCGGCTACGAAGGCGTGCCACCGGTGAACATTGATCTTCTCGAGAACATTGTTCGACGCATTGCGATCCTGAAGGACAACCATCCGGAGGTGGCGTTGTTGGAGATCAATCCGCTGGTCGCCTCGGAGCGCACGGTGAGCGTGTTGTCCGTGGATATTCGGGTGGCGGATGCTGCGCGCCGTACCGATAGCGCCCGGCGAGCGGTCTCCACTCACTCCTATTAGGGAGTACGACGACGCTGCTGGGGTCTCGCTGTTGGCTTCATGAACGCTGGGCTCGGTATCGCGAGCAGGCGATACAGGGGGCTTTCACCGTAGACTGAACAAATGACTTCTCGGCATACACAGAGCAATCCGGCAATGGACAGCGAACTGCATGCGGCCCTCGTGACGGCAGGGTTCTACCCTCAGTTGGTGTCCGATGTTCTTGAAGATGCGCTCGCGGGATACACGGTGGTGTCCCACATGGTGCATCTTGAAACGCATATCGACAACGCTGAAGTTCACCGTCACGTCACCGCTCTGGTGGTCACGAATGAGACCCTCGTGGTGCTTCATGTTGATGACGAGATGTTGGATGAGCAAGGCGCTCACGTCTCAGCAACCGTCTCCACGGAAACTGTGCCGCTGGTTCGCTTGGGCTCCGTCATCCTGTCTTACGGCTACTACCAGCCGCAGAACTACAAGACCGGCGATCAGCTCATGGACTTGACTGTCACCGCGTCCTGGTCGGGAAGCCAGCGAGCTGACCTTGTTCCAGCAACCTGCGG
It includes:
- the cydB gene encoding cytochrome d ubiquinol oxidase subunit II, which codes for MEFLPTLWFILIGVLWIGYLFLEGFDLGVGMLMKLFARNDRQRRLLLNTIGPVWDGNEVWLLTAGGATFAAFPHWYASLFSALYIPLTLVLIGLIFRAVAIEYRGKSHRESSRNLWDWALAGGSFVAAFGVGAMLALTTTGLPLNANGDRVGGAFAWLNGYAVLGGLAVVGFCLVHALAFVMLKTDGETRIRARKLLSMWLLVGLAPMAVWALIVVARSGEVLPWIAVAIAVVGAVSAWLMVRRNKEGLAFTFLGLFLVAGAASIFWAAYPVVLPSTIDAAFNLTVENASSSPYTLQLMSIVAAFGVPLVLAYQGWTYWVFRKRIVERNIPEAHAVEPIVNVLQKVK
- the cydC gene encoding thiol reductant ABC exporter subunit CydC — its product is MVDDTQDQLAREDTIRARAGAVQRELFGRADVRRASVALAVLAVLKSAGLIGLMSVLAHVLARFAEHQSVDAGLMMVIAAASVVAQAIAAWGTPVVSRRASAAVAQDLRTQVLARRLASGRVNEPLTTDANSSGLDGAQDAGQRPSLPRSEGAEVALATRGLDALDKYFTDYLPALIFTMIVPVFVGVWILSQDWVSALIIALTTPLVPLFMILIGKHTAERVAESAEGLARMAHHLMELARGLPVLVGIRRAHAQRAALEEVSNKYRDTTMGTLRAAFTSSFALELIATISVAIVAVFIGVRLVHGDMTLEAGLLSLMLAPECFAALRNVGSAFHASEDGAEAFARATELAHAPIAQPFASLESNPNATNKAEPSGVVVRAKNLRVRYAQRDSDAVGPLSFELSDGESLALWGASGSGKSTLLHVIAGVIRADSETELSGTLQLGSARALFAGQSPRFSRETVGEELNFYAQKSLTPEAARTALGRSALSVDLSQAIGALSPGEQRRLAIARLLVVERGDQQTPLYLLDEPTAHLDPRSAQQIRALIAELAETGSVIAATHDPALAAALGLRLNVSAGENSGSTENIADKNAEINAAAPKTETLTVTAENAKPTPTATMASETINSAARFPWRSLFSRRFVMGSFYGTLAVLAAAALSAVSGWLIVYASQQPPIMYLLVAIVGVRFFGLSRSALKYLERLTIHEDILRWSTNLRLRLWDSLAGNIVNWKRLTHSGAAAERLIGDVDELRDVLPRAVTPIGSAVIAGLAMLITVGVLTPSALPAVVGFVLAGFLLLPVIVYRAERNASAEVTGFRTRLMGRYAAIQGAAAELAANGLAQPAVDYVAGDPESDRRHQRTAAFADGLSQAGVVVITGLAAVATALLCVTGAVDPRLAALSTLVVLALNEPLSQAVSAIRHWPTLQAIWSKTAPLLEDTQRTVVEPEHAEERPRVEAMAVNRLSARYPGIETSVFAPVSATLGTGQWWTVTGPSGSGKSTLIAVLLGFLKYDGGGYRLYADGTWREPYEGDAAALASLAWCPQEAHVFDSTIAGNLALSRSKDEALSEAEMTDVLQRVGLGPWLESLPHHLQTRTGAQGSQLSGGQRQRLAVARAILARSSVVILDEPTAHLGQDEGHQMIAQLRAAGNEHLWVMVTHDASLAHQGDVRSELVAAR
- a CDS encoding TIGR01777 family oxidoreductase; translated protein: MGHFEHTTSVQHNQETVFSWFSREGALRRLFPPFGGHVVSEPPAGLAVGSEAKLLISAPGITGSAASAVGEGLAGLTKRFGVPSRWARPEIAWTARHTALDAPHMFRDQMAEGPLESWVHTHEFVQFGEGTDVIDSVEFQLPSKVPSIARRTAEKALTAELERTFAYRARQLRDDLDFHARYRGTPRLRVGITGATGFMGVQLRALLTTGGHIVHSFQRGIDWDPEREFVDLDVMRGLDVIIHLAGHPIGGRFTEAAKQEILDSRVKGTRTIANALRTVSSDGKQRAFISASGVGYYGSHPHREYEDDGLSGENTDPEPLTEDHAVGDDFLASVCAQWEAEALAAASDTVRVAILRTGLVLSPDGGLLARLLPLFAAGVGGPTTRGAWNSWISRDDMLSLYVHAALTPEFSGIFNAVAPNPVSSEEFAATLGSVIRRPSAIPTPSFGPKLLLGAEGADELAFASQRVSADKVQSSGFVFRHSTLDSALEHMLGSKARVSK
- a CDS encoding DNA gyrase/topoisomerase IV subunit A, which encodes MPRGKNQTPLEDFEEHIVDIDVTSEMEESFLEYAYSVIYSRALPDARDGLKPVQRRILYMMSDMGLRPDRGHVKSARVVGEVMGKLHPHGDAAIYDAMVRMSQSFALRLPLVDGHGNFGSLDDGPAAPRYTEARLAAAALAMTDHLDEDVVDFVPNYDNQLQQPDVLPAAFPNLLVNGATGIAVGMATNMAPHNLGEVISAARHLIEHPDATLADIMKFVPGPDLPSGGIIVGLDGIRDAYETGRGSFKTRAKVELEQISARKTGLVVTELPYNVGPEKVIEKIKDAANAKKLTGVSDVVDLTDRKNGLRLVIEIKNGFNPNAVLQQLYRLTPLEDSFGINNVALVDGQPQTLGLLELLKVYVEHRITVVRRRTSFRLGKKKDRLHLVEGLLLAIVDIDEVIQIIRASDDSASARARLMQVFDLTEIQANHILELRLRQLTKFSRIELEKEQEELKKAIEELAAILASEALLREVVSTELADISAQFATPRRTVLLKSAETKPLKGTVMPEAVSTTAKAPLALEVEDTPCIAMLSATGLLARTADRTPLQSNGPRARHDVVLSAVPTSARGEIGALTNTGLLIRLQVVDMPVLPPTMTSASLATGVKASEFAAIAKTERIVALVSLSEVFALGTKNGVVKRVTPDYPLNRDDFEAITLKDGDEVINAAPAPDEADLLFITKNAQLLHFSAQLVRPQGRTAGGMAGIKVSDDDSVIFFGAVNALSDETVVVTIAGGAGAGSAKLTPLADFPAKGRATAGVRSHRFTKDETDLALAWAGPGPALASSEAGVSRVLPTEFGKRDGSGAPLSQKVDVIGPAYDAAVPDFSAPGQDPEGEADLSAGTVPALPAPEPASPELPGPTAASRVSREAPSSSKPFASTHEVEEDGSTLF